One Lysinibacillus fusiformis genomic window carries:
- the cccA gene encoding cytochrome c550, which produces MKNNPVVPYILILAFGIGLIFFMSLQGADNKKEIAAEHEGGGETAEATDDGSALVQSCIGCHGGDLSGGVGPSLHGLDEAHIVDVLTNGIEGTPMQPGMKNEAEAKAIAEYISTLK; this is translated from the coding sequence ATGAAAAACAATCCAGTCGTTCCTTACATCTTAATTCTGGCATTTGGTATTGGTCTTATTTTCTTCATGTCTTTACAAGGCGCAGATAACAAGAAAGAAATTGCTGCTGAACATGAGGGTGGTGGCGAAACTGCTGAAGCTACTGATGACGGTTCTGCATTAGTACAATCTTGTATCGGTTGTCACGGTGGTGACTTATCTGGTGGTGTTGGTCCAAGCCTACACGGCTTAGATGAGGCGCATATCGTAGATGTATTAACAAACGGTATCGAAGGTACTCCAATGCAACCAGGAATGAAAAATGAAGCGGAAGC
- the rpoD gene encoding RNA polymerase sigma factor RpoD, giving the protein MADKSERSKEVEVEITLDEAKKLLQEKAKTDGEISMKEISEKLSPYELENEEVFHFAEDLEKHKDIQIIGKEEFEEESLMKEEASEETFDLNDLSVPPGVKINDPVRMYLKEIGRVDLLSAEQEIALAERIEQGDEEARKRLAEANLRLVVSIAKRYVGRGMLFLDLIQEGNMGLIKAVEKFDYRKGFKFSTYATWWIRQAITRAIADQARTIRIPVHMVETINKLIRVQRQLLQDLGREPSPEEIGEEMDLTPEKVREILKIAQEPVSLETPIGEEDDSHLGDFIEDSEAQSPSDHAAYELLKEQLEDVLDTLTDREENVLRLRFGLDDGRTRTLEEVGKVFGVTRERIRQIEAKALRKLRHPSRSKRLKDFLE; this is encoded by the coding sequence AAACAGATGGCGAAATTTCGATGAAAGAAATTTCAGAGAAATTATCACCTTATGAGTTGGAAAATGAAGAGGTCTTTCACTTCGCCGAAGATCTTGAAAAACATAAAGATATTCAAATTATTGGTAAAGAAGAATTTGAAGAAGAAAGTTTAATGAAAGAAGAAGCTAGTGAAGAAACTTTTGACTTAAATGATTTGAGCGTACCCCCTGGCGTTAAGATTAATGATCCCGTACGTATGTATTTGAAAGAAATTGGTCGAGTTGATTTACTTTCTGCTGAACAAGAAATTGCTTTAGCAGAACGTATTGAACAAGGTGATGAGGAAGCGCGTAAACGTCTAGCAGAAGCAAACTTACGTTTAGTTGTTTCGATTGCGAAACGGTATGTTGGTCGTGGAATGTTATTCCTTGATTTAATCCAAGAAGGGAATATGGGACTGATTAAGGCAGTTGAAAAGTTCGACTATCGTAAAGGTTTTAAATTCTCGACATATGCAACGTGGTGGATTCGTCAAGCAATTACACGTGCAATTGCTGACCAAGCGCGAACAATCCGTATTCCTGTGCATATGGTAGAAACAATTAATAAATTAATCCGTGTACAACGTCAATTACTTCAGGATTTAGGCCGTGAACCTTCTCCAGAGGAAATCGGTGAAGAAATGGATTTAACACCAGAAAAAGTACGTGAAATTTTAAAAATTGCGCAAGAACCAGTATCTCTTGAAACGCCAATCGGGGAAGAAGACGATTCACACTTAGGTGACTTCATCGAGGATTCAGAAGCCCAATCTCCTTCTGACCATGCAGCATATGAACTGTTAAAAGAACAATTAGAAGATGTGTTAGATACATTAACTGACCGTGAAGAAAATGTACTACGTTTACGTTTTGGTTTAGATGATGGTCGTACTCGCACTCTAGAAGAAGTAGGGAAAGTATTCGGTGTAACACGTGAACGTATTCGTCAAATTGAAGCCAAAGCACTGCGTAAATTACGCCACCCTTCTCGTAGTAAACGATTAAAAGATTTCTTAGAATAA